Proteins encoded by one window of Sediminicoccus rosea:
- a CDS encoding Bug family tripartite tricarboxylate transporter substrate binding protein, with protein sequence MRATRRALLTLPLLGPLLGPLATPALAQLPARPFRMILPQPPGSANDTVARIIAEPMGRVLGQPVVVENRPGANGMVAINLLKQQAPDGSAMLLSGVSQLSFNPHLYPNLPYDPVRDFTYVAPVTDAPFILIASKRSGITSVAQLLERARAEPARLTYASAGIGNSTHLSVEMIADRANVRFTHVPYPGTGQALTSVISGETDFMIIVLAVALGQVRAGAVSALALVAPRRLPFLPDLVTQAEAGITAPLMPGWFGLVGPAGVPEPVVNQVNAAVRAALADEGVQRRLTDVVLVPIPGSPADLLARMRQDSEVWGQFIRARGLRPE encoded by the coding sequence ATGCGTGCCACCCGCCGCGCCCTGCTCACCTTGCCTCTCCTTGGGCCCCTCCTTGGGCCGCTCGCCACCCCCGCGCTGGCGCAGCTCCCCGCGCGCCCCTTCCGCATGATCCTGCCGCAGCCGCCGGGCTCGGCGAATGACACGGTGGCGCGCATCATCGCGGAACCCATGGGCCGGGTGCTGGGCCAGCCCGTGGTGGTGGAGAACCGGCCGGGAGCCAATGGCATGGTCGCGATCAACCTGCTGAAGCAGCAGGCGCCCGATGGCTCGGCGATGCTGCTCTCGGGCGTGTCGCAGCTCTCCTTCAACCCACATCTCTATCCGAACCTGCCCTATGACCCGGTGCGCGACTTCACCTATGTCGCGCCCGTCACCGATGCGCCCTTCATCCTGATCGCGAGCAAGCGCTCGGGCATCACGAGCGTGGCGCAGCTGCTGGAACGCGCGCGGGCCGAACCGGCGCGGCTGACCTACGCCAGTGCCGGCATCGGCAATTCCACGCATCTCTCGGTCGAGATGATCGCCGACCGCGCGAATGTCCGCTTCACCCACGTCCCCTATCCCGGCACGGGCCAGGCGCTGACCAGCGTGATCTCGGGCGAGACGGACTTCATGATCATCGTCCTGGCCGTGGCCCTGGGCCAGGTGCGCGCCGGCGCGGTCTCGGCGCTGGCCCTCGTGGCACCGCGGCGCCTGCCCTTCCTGCCCGATCTGGTGACCCAGGCCGAGGCTGGCATCACCGCGCCGCTCATGCCGGGCTGGTTCGGCCTGGTGGGTCCGGCCGGGGTGCCCGAGCCGGTGGTGAACCAGGTGAATGCCGCGGTGCGCGCCGCACTGGCCGATGAGGGCGTGCAGCGGCGCCTGACCGATGTGGTGCTCGTCCCCATCCCCGGCTCGCCGGCCGATCTGCTCGCGCGCATGCGGCAGGACAGCGAGGTCTGGGGCCAGTTCATCCGCGCGCGCGGCTTGCGCCCGGAATAG
- a CDS encoding glutathione S-transferase N-terminal domain-containing protein, producing the protein MKLAYSPASPYVRKCMASAIARGIEGQIELWTVPTVDPSLVPVNPLSKVPSLVTKEGQCLYDSPVICEYLDSIGSAAPLFPAPGPARWNALRQQALGDGIMDATQPRRREVALPQDEGRVTYIQGQQLKVARALDALEAEADSLGMLTTIGEITIACALGYLDFRYAHEPWRPGHPKLEAWYAKVVALPPMAKTMPPAG; encoded by the coding sequence ATGAAACTCGCCTATTCCCCCGCCAGCCCCTATGTCCGCAAATGCATGGCCTCGGCCATCGCGCGCGGCATCGAGGGCCAGATCGAGCTCTGGACGGTGCCGACGGTGGATCCGTCCCTCGTGCCGGTGAACCCGCTCTCCAAGGTGCCCTCGCTGGTCACGAAGGAGGGGCAGTGCCTCTATGACAGCCCGGTGATCTGCGAATATCTCGACAGCATCGGCAGCGCCGCGCCGCTCTTTCCCGCCCCCGGCCCCGCGCGCTGGAACGCGCTGCGCCAGCAGGCGCTGGGCGATGGCATCATGGACGCGACGCAGCCGCGCCGCCGCGAGGTTGCCCTGCCGCAGGATGAGGGCCGCGTCACCTACATCCAGGGCCAGCAGCTCAAGGTCGCCCGCGCGCTCGACGCGCTGGAGGCGGAAGCCGACAGCTTGGGCATGCTGACCACCATCGGCGAGATCACCATCGCCTGCGCGCTGGGCTATCTCGATTTCCGCTACGCGCATGAGCCCTGGCGCCCGGGCCACCCCAAGCTCGAGGCCTGGTATGCGAAGGTCGTGGCCCTTCCGCCCATGGCGAAGACCATGCCCCCCGCCGGGTGA
- a CDS encoding HD domain-containing protein, which yields MSATDPRLAQIAELIELKADGQYGLADINQRQHALQSAWLAERAGCSEALIAAALLHDIGHMVHNLGENPAEAGVDDEHERLGYEFLAGMFGPEVTEPVRLHVAAKRYLCAKEPDYFAKLSKDSVLSLSLQGGPMSPEEVAAFEAVPEHADAVQLRRFDEQAKVKGLETPPAAHFLRYVERVIRPA from the coding sequence ATGTCCGCCACCGACCCGCGCCTCGCGCAGATCGCCGAACTCATCGAGCTGAAGGCCGATGGCCAATACGGCCTCGCCGACATCAACCAGCGCCAGCACGCGCTGCAATCCGCCTGGCTGGCCGAGCGCGCCGGCTGCTCCGAGGCGCTGATCGCCGCCGCCCTGCTGCACGACATCGGCCACATGGTCCACAACCTCGGCGAGAACCCGGCCGAGGCGGGCGTGGATGATGAGCATGAGCGGCTGGGCTACGAATTCCTGGCCGGCATGTTCGGCCCCGAGGTGACCGAGCCGGTGCGTCTGCACGTCGCCGCCAAGCGCTACCTCTGCGCCAAGGAGCCCGACTACTTCGCCAAGCTCTCCAAGGATTCCGTGCTGAGCCTCAGCCTGCAGGGCGGGCCGATGTCGCCGGAGGAGGTCGCGGCCTTCGAGGCGGTGCCGGAACACGCCGATGCGGTGCAGCTTCGTCGCTTCGATGAGCAGGCCAAGGTGAAGGGGCTGGAGACGCCCCCCGCCGCGCATTTCCTGCGCTATGTCGAGCGGGTGATCCGCCCGGCCTGA
- a CDS encoding Bug family tripartite tricarboxylate transporter substrate binding protein, whose translation MSLTRRATLAALAAPSLAQAQTPTQAQAWPARPLRVVVPFAPGGATDLIARLIADNLARPLGQQVAVENRAGAFGILGADAVAKAAPDGYTLLAGSPGPMAVNPFVYRTLPYDPARDLVGVSMVALIPYVMVVPASLGVSNVAEFLALARARPGSINFATSGMASRLTVEMFRALAGGVEMEMVQYRGGAPARTDLLAGRIQLVIEQAPSFLEDFRNGTLRPLAVGGARRFSLLPDVPTLQEAGIAGYEANAWLGYAAPAGTPMEIRRRLAREIDQILRIPEVRERLAGWGAEPVGGTPEDMDRMLTAERARWAEVVRRAGIERE comes from the coding sequence ATGAGCCTCACCCGCCGCGCCACCCTTGCCGCCCTCGCGGCCCCTTCGCTGGCCCAGGCCCAGACGCCGACGCAGGCGCAGGCCTGGCCCGCGCGGCCCCTGCGCGTCGTCGTCCCCTTCGCGCCGGGTGGCGCGACCGACCTCATCGCGCGGCTGATCGCGGACAACCTCGCGCGCCCGTTGGGCCAGCAGGTGGCGGTCGAGAATCGCGCGGGCGCCTTCGGCATCTTGGGCGCCGATGCGGTGGCGAAGGCGGCGCCCGATGGCTACACGCTGCTCGCCGGCAGCCCGGGGCCCATGGCGGTCAACCCCTTCGTCTATCGCACGCTGCCCTATGACCCGGCGCGCGATCTCGTCGGCGTCTCCATGGTGGCGCTGATTCCCTATGTGATGGTGGTGCCGGCATCGCTCGGCGTCAGCAATGTCGCGGAATTCCTGGCGCTGGCGCGCGCGCGGCCGGGCTCGATCAATTTCGCGACCTCGGGCATGGCCTCGCGCCTCACGGTCGAGATGTTCCGCGCGCTGGCGGGCGGCGTCGAGATGGAGATGGTGCAGTATCGCGGCGGCGCGCCCGCGCGCACCGATCTTCTGGCCGGGCGCATCCAGCTCGTCATCGAGCAGGCGCCCTCCTTCCTCGAGGATTTCCGGAATGGCACGCTGCGGCCGCTGGCCGTCGGCGGCGCGCGGCGCTTCTCGCTGCTGCCCGATGTGCCGACGCTGCAGGAGGCGGGCATCGCCGGCTATGAGGCCAATGCCTGGCTCGGCTACGCCGCACCCGCCGGCACGCCCATGGAGATCCGCCGGCGGCTGGCCCGCGAGATCGACCAGATCCTGCGCATTCCCGAGGTGCGCGAGCGCCTGGCGGGCTGGGGGGCGGAGCCGGTGGGCGGCACGCCGGAAGACATGGACCGCATGCTCACGGCGGAGCGCGCGCGCTGGGCCGAGGTGGTGCGCCGCGCCGGGATCGAGCGCGAATAG
- a CDS encoding LLM class flavin-dependent oxidoreductase, which yields MILAANANAQGSHVGEWRHPTAWDKPASNLENAIRLARIAEAGRFDLLFLADGNGVRNLDKPDLFAATSPSDRPGVFEPVTLLSALAMVTEHVGLVATTTTTYDEPFSVARRFASLDHISKGRAGWNLVTTSNPGDALNFSHEEHVPRDDRYERAGEFAQIVKGLWDSWADDAFPQDKASGRFLDPSKVHALNFRGKHFQVAGPLNAPRPPQGHPVIFSAGQSETGKELSAATADCVFAIEGTIERAQTLYADLKGRLPKYGRSADSLKILSGVTIIAAETEEEAEQLARELDDLVPPAVGLDYLSKMVGVKMSAYPLDGPFPALDFEHVGPTGIGKAIVAKALEQKLTVRETYRAILPQMAGNFFKGSAAQVADLMERWFLEKACDGFMIAAPVVPTGLERFIKLVVPELQRRGLFRTEYSGRTLRDNLGLARPENRFFAQAGRAAE from the coding sequence ATGATCTTGGCCGCCAATGCCAATGCCCAGGGCTCCCATGTGGGCGAGTGGCGGCACCCCACCGCCTGGGACAAGCCCGCCAGCAACCTGGAGAACGCCATCCGCCTCGCGCGCATCGCCGAGGCGGGCCGCTTCGACCTGCTTTTCCTCGCCGACGGCAATGGCGTCCGGAACCTCGACAAGCCCGACCTCTTCGCCGCCACCAGCCCCTCCGACCGGCCGGGTGTCTTCGAGCCGGTGACGCTGCTCTCGGCGCTGGCGATGGTGACGGAGCATGTCGGCCTCGTGGCCACCACGACGACGACCTATGACGAGCCGTTTTCCGTGGCGCGGCGCTTCGCCTCGCTCGATCACATCAGCAAGGGGCGGGCGGGGTGGAACCTCGTCACCACCTCCAACCCCGGCGATGCGCTGAACTTCTCCCATGAGGAGCATGTGCCGCGCGATGACCGCTACGAGCGCGCGGGGGAATTCGCCCAGATCGTGAAGGGGCTGTGGGATTCCTGGGCGGATGACGCCTTCCCGCAGGACAAGGCGTCGGGCCGCTTCCTCGACCCCTCCAAGGTCCATGCGCTGAATTTCCGGGGCAAGCATTTCCAGGTGGCGGGGCCGCTGAACGCGCCGCGCCCGCCGCAGGGGCATCCCGTCATCTTCTCGGCCGGGCAGTCGGAGACGGGGAAGGAGCTCTCGGCCGCGACGGCCGATTGCGTCTTCGCGATCGAGGGAACGATCGAGCGCGCGCAGACACTCTACGCCGACCTGAAGGGCCGCCTGCCGAAATATGGCCGCAGCGCGGACAGCCTGAAGATCCTGAGCGGCGTCACCATCATCGCCGCCGAGACGGAGGAAGAAGCGGAGCAATTGGCGCGCGAGCTGGATGACCTGGTGCCGCCCGCCGTCGGCCTCGACTACCTCTCGAAGATGGTGGGCGTGAAGATGTCCGCCTATCCGCTGGACGGGCCGTTTCCCGCCCTGGATTTCGAGCATGTCGGGCCGACCGGCATCGGCAAGGCGATCGTGGCGAAGGCGCTGGAGCAGAAGCTGACGGTGCGCGAAACCTATCGCGCCATCCTGCCGCAGATGGCGGGCAATTTCTTCAAGGGCAGCGCTGCGCAGGTGGCCGACCTGATGGAGCGCTGGTTCCTGGAAAAGGCCTGCGACGGCTTCATGATCGCGGCCCCGGTGGTGCCGACGGGCCTGGAGCGCTTCATCAAGCTCGTGGTCCCCGAATTGCAGCGGCGCGGCCTGTTCCGCACGGAGTATTCGGGCCGGACGCTGCGCGACAATCTCGGCCTTGCGCGGCCGGAAAACCGCTTCTTCGCCCAGGCCGGGAGGGCCGCCGAATGA
- a CDS encoding Bug family tripartite tricarboxylate transporter substrate binding protein encodes MNRRTLLAALPFLPAPALAQGFPSRPIRILVGFAAGGSTDVFARSMAPRLQTLLGQPVVVENRPGAGGNIATEATARSAPDGYTLLLGTIGPLAINPTLYGNLSFDPLTDLTAITLVGEVPNVLAVPADRPYRSVADIIAAARARPGTLNFGSSGIGSAGHVAGEQLNLMANIQTVHVPFRGGGALMPELLAGRVDFAFTTALNAMPQAESGRLRVLAVPNATRVSLIPQVPTVAESGLPGFDGMDWAALMAPRNLPVPILAQLNQAATAVLRDPELVQNMAGRRLVLMPTTPEEASAFLRAETARWAPVIRASGARPD; translated from the coding sequence ATGAACCGCCGCACCCTCCTCGCCGCCCTGCCCTTCCTGCCCGCGCCCGCCCTGGCGCAAGGCTTCCCCTCACGTCCCATCCGCATCCTGGTTGGCTTCGCCGCCGGCGGCTCGACAGACGTCTTCGCCCGCAGCATGGCACCCCGCCTGCAGACCCTGCTGGGCCAGCCCGTGGTGGTCGAGAACCGCCCGGGCGCGGGCGGCAACATCGCGACGGAAGCGACGGCACGCAGCGCGCCCGATGGCTATACGCTGCTGCTCGGCACCATCGGCCCGCTCGCCATCAACCCCACGCTCTACGGCAATCTCAGCTTCGACCCGCTGACCGACCTCACTGCCATCACGTTGGTGGGCGAGGTGCCGAACGTGCTGGCCGTGCCGGCAGACCGCCCCTATCGCAGCGTGGCCGATATCATCGCCGCCGCGCGCGCGCGGCCGGGCACGCTGAATTTCGGCTCCTCCGGCATCGGCTCCGCCGGGCATGTGGCGGGCGAGCAGCTGAACCTGATGGCGAATATCCAGACCGTCCACGTGCCCTTCCGCGGCGGCGGCGCGCTGATGCCCGAGCTGCTGGCCGGCCGCGTGGATTTCGCCTTCACCACCGCGCTCAACGCCATGCCCCAGGCCGAGTCCGGGCGCCTGCGCGTGCTGGCGGTACCCAATGCCACGCGCGTCTCGCTCATCCCCCAGGTGCCGACGGTGGCGGAGAGTGGGCTGCCGGGCTTCGACGGGATGGACTGGGCCGCGCTCATGGCCCCGCGCAACCTGCCGGTACCCATCCTGGCGCAGCTCAACCAGGCGGCCACCGCCGTGCTGCGCGACCCCGAGCTGGTGCAGAACATGGCCGGGCGGCGCCTCGTGCTGATGCCCACCACGCCCGAGGAAGCGAGCGCCTTCCTGCGCGCGGAGACCGCGCGCTGGGCGCCCGTCATCCGCGCCTCGGGCGCACGGCCGGACTGA
- a CDS encoding NAD(P)-dependent oxidoreductase, whose translation MRVYLSHGTLSFPGYFGARALAALQEHAEVVRNMTEAELRDEALAEAARGCDAIIAYRGSPGTEATFANSPQLKAFLRCAVDISTVDVAAASRHGILVTQATPGFVDAVAELAIGFMVDLARGVSRSVQDYRAGRIPEVRPGLQLRGATLGLVGHGRIARRLAEIANAMGMRVLAYDPQTGTHPLDEVLSQPDIVVCLALSTPETRHMMNAAAFAAMRRGAFFINLSRGELVDEAALVAALDSGHLAGVAMDVGSFPDQMPNPRLAARPDVIATPHVGGLTPAAAEHQAMDTVRQIAALAAGRLPEGAVNAAQATRLNLA comes from the coding sequence GTGCGGGTCTATCTCAGCCACGGCACCCTCTCCTTCCCCGGCTATTTCGGCGCGCGGGCGCTGGCCGCGCTGCAAGAGCACGCGGAAGTCGTCCGCAACATGACCGAGGCCGAGTTGCGCGACGAGGCGCTGGCCGAGGCGGCGCGCGGCTGCGACGCCATCATCGCGTATCGCGGCAGCCCGGGCACCGAGGCGACCTTCGCGAACAGCCCGCAGCTCAAGGCCTTCCTGCGCTGCGCGGTGGATATCAGCACGGTGGATGTCGCCGCCGCCTCGCGCCACGGCATCCTCGTCACGCAGGCCACGCCGGGCTTCGTGGATGCGGTGGCGGAACTCGCCATCGGCTTCATGGTGGACCTGGCGCGCGGCGTCAGCCGCTCGGTGCAGGACTACCGCGCGGGGCGCATCCCGGAGGTGCGGCCGGGGCTGCAGTTGCGCGGCGCGACGCTGGGGCTGGTGGGCCATGGCCGCATCGCGCGGCGGCTGGCCGAAATCGCGAACGCCATGGGAATGCGCGTGCTGGCCTATGACCCGCAGACCGGCACGCATCCGCTGGACGAGGTGCTGTCCCAGCCGGACATCGTTGTCTGCCTCGCCCTCTCCACGCCCGAGACGCGGCACATGATGAACGCCGCCGCCTTCGCCGCCATGCGGCGGGGCGCCTTCTTCATCAACCTCTCGCGCGGGGAACTGGTGGATGAGGCGGCGCTGGTGGCCGCGCTCGATTCCGGCCATCTCGCCGGTGTGGCCATGGATGTCGGCAGCTTCCCGGACCAGATGCCCAACCCCCGCCTCGCCGCCCGCCCCGACGTCATCGCCACGCCGCATGTGGGCGGCCTGACGCCCGCCGCGGCCGAGCACCAGGCGATGGACACGGTGCGGCAGATCGCGGCACTCGCCGCCGGGCGCCTGCCCGAGGGCGCGGTGAATGCGGCGCAGGCAACGCGGTTGAACCTGGCCTAG
- a CDS encoding N-formylglutamate amidohydrolase, with protein MIAPAELRPRAFDLTRPVHHVAPLVFVSAHSGRDYPEEFLAAARLDATALRKSEDAFVEELFAAAPALGAPLLAARFPRAWCDANREAWELDPGMFDEPLPDWVNSASPRVGAGLGTIARVVANGEAIYRRRLSFQEAERRVRLSWEPFHATLAALVAETRERFGFCLLVDCHSMPSGAGPGGAGEAPEFVLGDAHGSACAPRATRAIEALLQARGRRVQRNDPYAGGYITRHYGRPRENIHAIQIEIARSLYMDEGRVERAPSFAAFQAEISALVGELLKLGWSGLLKGGK; from the coding sequence ATGATCGCTCCGGCCGAATTGCGCCCGCGCGCCTTCGACCTGACGCGCCCCGTGCATCACGTGGCGCCGCTGGTCTTTGTCTCGGCGCATTCGGGGCGCGATTATCCGGAGGAGTTCCTGGCCGCGGCGCGGCTCGATGCGACGGCGCTGCGCAAGAGCGAGGATGCCTTCGTCGAGGAGCTCTTCGCCGCCGCCCCCGCGCTCGGCGCGCCGCTGCTCGCCGCCCGCTTCCCGCGCGCCTGGTGCGACGCGAATCGCGAGGCGTGGGAGCTCGACCCCGGCATGTTCGACGAGCCGCTGCCCGACTGGGTGAATTCCGCGAGCCCGCGCGTGGGCGCCGGCCTCGGCACCATCGCCCGCGTGGTGGCGAATGGCGAGGCGATCTACCGGCGGCGGCTCTCCTTCCAGGAGGCGGAGCGTCGCGTGCGGCTTTCCTGGGAGCCGTTCCATGCGACGCTGGCGGCGCTGGTGGCCGAGACGCGCGAGCGGTTCGGCTTCTGCCTGCTGGTGGATTGCCATTCCATGCCCAGCGGCGCCGGGCCAGGTGGCGCCGGCGAGGCGCCGGAATTCGTGCTGGGCGACGCACATGGCTCGGCCTGCGCGCCGCGCGCCACGCGTGCCATCGAGGCGCTGCTGCAGGCGCGCGGGCGGCGCGTGCAACGCAACGACCCCTATGCCGGCGGCTACATCACCCGCCATTACGGCCGCCCACGCGAAAACATCCACGCGATCCAGATCGAGATCGCCCGCAGCCTCTACATGGATGAGGGACGGGTGGAGCGCGCCCCCAGCTTCGCGGCCTTCCAGGCGGAGATCTCGGCGCTGGTGGGGGAATTGCTGAAGCTCGGCTGGAGCGGGCTGCTCAAGGGCGGCAAGTAG
- a CDS encoding isocitrate lyase/PEP mutase family protein, whose protein sequence is MRLGQAETGRPGERLRALLAQHKPLVVPGCYNALSALILEEAGFEAVYMSGYGTSIGLLGLPDAGLATLSEMALNAKLIASAVRVPVIADGDTGHGNAINVVRCVEEFIRAGVAGIHLEDQVAPKRCGHVAGREVIGRAEAVAKIRAAADTRRALDPSFLIIARTDSRGAHGGSLDEAIWRANAFLDAGADQAFVEGPASEAEVERITREVKGPVFYNMTGISPRMTAERMGALGIATCILPGALLRQSIMAMGDLAAELRRDGPMAEARMTERLSNHRLGNLHKFSGFDEIRALEQAYLPPEAQEKYEGGLGHRPDAPRG, encoded by the coding sequence ATGCGGTTGGGTCAGGCGGAGACGGGTCGTCCGGGGGAGCGCCTGCGGGCCCTGCTGGCCCAGCACAAGCCGCTGGTGGTGCCGGGCTGCTACAACGCGCTCTCCGCCCTGATCCTGGAGGAGGCCGGGTTCGAGGCGGTGTACATGTCGGGCTACGGCACATCGATCGGCCTGCTCGGGCTGCCCGATGCGGGCCTCGCCACGCTCAGCGAGATGGCGCTGAACGCGAAGCTGATCGCGAGTGCGGTGCGCGTCCCCGTGATCGCCGATGGCGATACGGGCCATGGCAACGCGATCAACGTGGTGCGCTGCGTGGAGGAGTTCATCCGCGCCGGCGTCGCCGGCATCCATCTGGAGGATCAGGTCGCGCCCAAGCGGTGCGGCCATGTCGCGGGGCGCGAGGTGATCGGCCGCGCCGAGGCGGTGGCGAAGATCCGTGCCGCGGCGGATACGCGCCGCGCGCTGGATCCGAGCTTCCTGATCATCGCGCGCACCGACAGCCGCGGCGCCCATGGCGGCTCGCTGGACGAGGCGATCTGGCGTGCCAATGCCTTCCTCGATGCCGGCGCCGACCAGGCCTTCGTCGAAGGGCCGGCGAGCGAGGCCGAGGTGGAGCGCATCACGCGCGAGGTGAAGGGCCCGGTCTTCTACAACATGACCGGCATCTCGCCGCGCATGACGGCCGAGCGCATGGGCGCATTGGGCATCGCCACCTGCATCCTGCCCGGCGCGTTGCTGCGGCAATCCATCATGGCGATGGGCGACCTTGCCGCCGAATTGCGCCGGGATGGCCCGATGGCCGAGGCGCGGATGACCGAGCGGCTGTCCAACCACCGCCTTGGCAACCTGCACAAATTCTCGGGCTTCGACGAGATCCGCGCACTGGAGCAGGCCTATCTGCCCCCCGAGGCGCAGGAGAAATACGAGGGCGGGCTGGGCCATCGCCCGGATGCGCCGCGCGGATGA
- a CDS encoding DUF169 domain-containing protein yields MPDGTTEAPPNAAGLAELASALSDLLRLRTLPIGMKLFRDAESMQQVQGLRRPTPGKRFSTCQLVTQARLAGFTLGVTHENVPEFSNCGGVIGLNTPSELYLSGRKMEGVWFENIEASAAHQAQMPRVPAEYHGLVISPLRAARLDPPDICLFYANPAQMILFINGLQWRNYQRYDFSITGESACADSWGRALRDRTVCLSLPCYAERRYGGVADDEMLMACPPADLARAVTGLRGLSKAGLRYPIMPYGPQADPAEGMGKSYAGKS; encoded by the coding sequence ATGCCAGATGGAACCACCGAAGCGCCGCCCAACGCCGCCGGCCTCGCCGAGCTCGCCAGCGCCCTCTCCGATCTTTTGCGCCTGCGCACCCTGCCGATCGGCATGAAGCTCTTCCGCGACGCCGAGAGCATGCAGCAGGTCCAGGGGCTGCGTCGGCCCACGCCGGGCAAGCGCTTCTCCACCTGCCAGCTGGTCACGCAGGCGCGCCTCGCCGGATTCACGCTCGGCGTCACGCATGAGAACGTGCCCGAATTCAGCAATTGCGGCGGCGTGATCGGGCTGAACACGCCCTCCGAGCTCTACCTCTCCGGCCGCAAGATGGAGGGCGTCTGGTTCGAGAACATCGAAGCCTCAGCCGCGCATCAGGCGCAGATGCCGCGCGTGCCCGCCGAATACCACGGCCTCGTCATCTCGCCGCTGCGCGCGGCGCGGCTCGATCCGCCCGACATCTGCCTCTTCTACGCGAACCCGGCGCAGATGATCCTCTTCATCAATGGGCTGCAATGGCGCAACTATCAGCGCTACGACTTCTCCATCACGGGCGAGAGCGCCTGCGCCGACAGCTGGGGCCGCGCGCTGCGCGACCGCACCGTCTGCCTCTCGCTCCCCTGCTACGCCGAGCGCCGCTATGGCGGTGTCGCGGATGACGAGATGCTGATGGCCTGCCCGCCCGCCGACCTCGCGCGCGCCGTGACGGGGCTGCGCGGGCTGTCCAAGGCGGGGCTGCGCTACCCGATCATGCCCTATGGGCCGCAGGCCGACCCTGCGGAGGGGATGGGAAAGAGCTACGCCGGCAAGAGCTGA
- the serS gene encoding serine--tRNA ligase: MHDIRAVRADPAAFDAAMARRGLPAQSSMLIALDDARREAIRGTEAAQSRRNELSREIGGAMKRGDTAEAERLKAEVAAIQAHAASDLPAVTERELTAGLEVLPNILDAEVPEGRDETANVVLHTHGTPADLPGAKQHFELGEALGLMDFASATRLSGSRFVVLKGALARLERALGQWMLGLHVDTHGYMEVNPPLLVNATTLYGTNQLPKFEEDLFKTGDHYLIPTAEVPLTNLVADQVIAEPVEPLRFTALTPCFRSEAGSAGRDTRGMLRQHQFSKVEMVSITRPEDSDAEHERMTRCAEAVLTALGLTWRRVFLCAGDTGFGAARTYDLEVWLPGQKAWREISSCSNCRDFQARRMKARFKRGKEMVLPHTLNGSGVAVGRALIAVMETHQQPDGTILVPEVLRPWMGVAVVGSGAPSV, encoded by the coding sequence ATGCATGACATCAGGGCGGTGCGCGCCGATCCGGCGGCTTTCGACGCGGCGATGGCGCGGCGGGGGCTTCCGGCGCAGTCCTCCATGCTCATCGCGCTCGATGATGCGCGGCGCGAGGCGATTCGCGGCACCGAGGCGGCGCAGAGCCGCCGCAACGAACTGAGCCGCGAGATCGGCGGCGCCATGAAGCGTGGCGACACCGCCGAGGCCGAGCGCCTGAAGGCCGAGGTCGCGGCGATCCAGGCGCATGCCGCCTCCGATCTGCCCGCCGTCACCGAGCGCGAGCTTACGGCCGGGCTGGAGGTGCTGCCCAACATCCTTGATGCCGAGGTGCCGGAGGGCCGCGACGAGACGGCGAATGTCGTGCTCCACACCCATGGCACGCCGGCGGATCTGCCCGGCGCCAAGCAGCATTTCGAGCTGGGCGAGGCGCTGGGCCTGATGGATTTCGCGAGCGCGACGCGCTTGTCGGGCAGCCGCTTCGTGGTGCTCAAGGGCGCGCTCGCGCGGCTCGAGCGCGCGCTTGGCCAGTGGATGCTGGGCCTGCATGTGGACACGCATGGCTACATGGAGGTGAACCCGCCGCTGCTGGTGAACGCCACCACGCTCTACGGCACGAACCAGCTGCCGAAATTCGAGGAAGACCTGTTCAAGACGGGCGACCACTACCTGATCCCGACGGCCGAGGTGCCGCTGACCAACCTCGTTGCCGACCAGGTGATCGCCGAGCCGGTCGAGCCGCTGCGCTTCACCGCGCTGACGCCCTGTTTCCGCAGCGAGGCGGGGAGTGCGGGGCGGGACACGCGCGGCATGTTGCGTCAGCACCAGTTCAGCAAGGTGGAGATGGTCTCCATCACGCGGCCCGAGGACAGCGACGCCGAGCATGAGCGCATGACGCGCTGCGCCGAGGCGGTGCTGACGGCGCTGGGCCTGACCTGGCGGCGGGTGTTTCTCTGCGCCGGCGATACGGGCTTCGGCGCCGCGCGGACCTATGACCTCGAGGTCTGGCTGCCGGGGCAGAAGGCGTGGCGGGAGATTTCCTCCTGCTCCAATTGCCGGGATTTTCAGGCGCGGCGGATGAAGGCGCGGTTCAAGCGCGGCAAGGAGATGGTCTTGCCGCACACGCTGAACGGCTCGGGCGTGGCTGTGGGCCGTGCCTTGATCGCCGTCATGGAAACCCACCAGCAACCCGATGGGACCATTTTGGTACCTGAAGTATTGCGCCCCTGGATGGGCGTTGCGGTAGTGGGGTCTGGGGCCCCGTCTGTTTAA